CGTACGCCCCGATGATCACCGTCACATCAGGCTGCGTCCCGACGGTCACACTTCCCCCTTGCAAAAGGAACATTCCCCCGCGTTTCGCCGCAATGGCACCTTGTTAGACGGACACCGAGGGGAAGCGGTTGCCCTCTGTACGGCCATGAGTGGCGCACATCACACCGGTCCGGCGGCCGGAGCCGCCCCGGGTGGCACGGCCCGAGAGTACGGAGGTCCGGTAAGAACCGTTCACCCGCGACCGGCGGCCCGGGTAAGAGAGGGCGCAAGAAACCTGAACGGCAGGCAAGGGCCGGGGAAACCCGGGGCAAGGGCACGGAAAAGGGCCGGCCCCGGGATCGTGTCCCGGGGCCGGCCCTCGTCGGCGGTGGGCGTCAGCCCGCGTTCACGCCGTCGGTGTCACCGGCGGCCGCGGTGCGCGGTCCGGGCACCGCCCCGGCCAGTCCGCCGTCCTCGCCGCTCAGCCGCGCCTGCTGGCCGACGTTGCGGGCCTCCGCCCTGACCGCGAGATCGGTCACCGCGGTGTTGAACTGGACGATGGACGCGGGCTCGTCCGGACCCAGCAGATAGCGCTTCAGCTCCACCCGGTCCGCGGCCAGCGGGTCGCCCGCCGGGTCGCGCACGGCGGCCAGCAGCTCGCCCAGCTCGGCCGCGCTGTTGGTCAGGATGGTCGCGGCGCGCACCGCGGTGTTCTGCCGCTTGAACTCCTCGGCGCCCAGCTCGCCCGAGTCGGTGACCGCGTACGGCTTGCCGCTCGCGATGAAGTCGGAGACCACCGAGGAGATGTCGGAGACCATCGCGTCGGAGACGTTGAAGCAGTCGTACAGGCGCGGCTCGGCGCCGGTGATCACCCGGTGCTCGTACGACGGGAAGGAGCGCCAGTAGGCGTCGTTCCACTCGGCGCGCAGCCGGGCGACCTCCTGGTGCCTGGCCACGTCCACGACACCCTCCCGGGTGGCCTCGGCCTCGTCGCCGCGCTCGCCGGCCGGGCCGGCCAGCTCGGCGAGCCGGGCCTCGATGCGGGCCAGCTCGGCCTTGGCCTGCGCCATCGCCTTGGCGTCGGCGGTGAACCGGGAGTCGCCGGCCCGCTGGGCGGCGGCCTTCTCCACCAGGGCGGTGATCCGCTGGTGGGCGGCGCCGGCCCGCTTGGAGACCGTGCCGGTGAACGGGTGCGGCTTGTACAGGACGCGGACCGGCGGGTCGGCCGCGACCAGCTTCTTCACGATGTTCTCGCCGGCCAGCACGATCGAGGTGTTGCCCGGGTTGCCGTCCCAGCCCTCCCAGGTGGGCGCGTACAGCACGGTCGGGATGCGGCCCTCGGGCACGCCCCGCCAGCCCTGGATGGGCGCGAGCTGCGGGCGGCCCACCTCCACGATGTCGTCGTCGCGGACACCGACGTCGGCGATGGCGTAGCGGTCGCGGCCCGCCCGGCCCGCGGTCCACACCTCGTCGTAGACCTTGCTGAACGGGTTGACGCTGGCGAGCTTGTCGCTGTCGCCGTGGCCGATGAAGACGTGCTTCATGGTGGGCACGCGCAGCAGGTGGATGTTCTTGCCGACGTTGGCCGCGTACAGGGCCACGCGCACGGTCGACAGGTCCATGTTCATCAGGTGCACCCCTCCGGGCACGCAGATGACCGGGACCGTGGTGGGCGCCAGGTTGTTCAGGATGACCCGCTCGCGCAGCAGGATCAGCGGCCGGGACTCCAGCTGCTCCATCGTCTCCAGCCACATGTTGACCTGGTAGGCGGAGTCCTTGGAGCCGGAGAAGTACAGCACCGTCTCCGGCTTGTAGCCGGCCAGCCAGTCGTCGACGGCGGCGAGGACGACCTCGGCCTTCGGCGGGACCTTGCGACCGCGCACGTACGGCGTGAGCACCAGGACGTAGAGCAGGCCCAGGCCGATGGTCAGGCACATGCCGGCGAAGCCCGCGGCGGAGGCGTCCAGGTCGACGGAGACGAGGATGCCGACGACCGCGAACAGGTCGAGGTGCAGCATCTTCTCCGCGCTGCGGTGCAGCAGGAACTGCGGCGGGGCGTCCGGGATGCGGATGCGGGACTTCAGGTCCACGTTGCGGGTCGCGACCGGCATCTTGCGGCGGTTGCGGATGAGGGTGACCAGCGCTCCGTGCGGGGCCTGGAGCCCGTAGAAGGCGATGAAGCAGGCGACCGCGCCGTAGAAGATCAGGTCGTCGGCGTGCGACAGCCGGGCCAGCAGGAGGATCAGCAGCAGCTGCCGGATCAGGAAGCGGATCGACAGACCGGCGCGGACCTTGCTGAGGCGGTTGATCAGATAGCTGCCCTTGCGGTGCAGATAGTGGTCCGCCAGGTACGTCACGACGGCCGCGGCCGCGAAGGCGGGAATGCTCGGGACGAGCGCGGCCAGCATGAGCGCCGGGTAGCCCAGGATCATGAGCGCCGCCGCGGCCAGCTCGGCCGCGCTGCCCACCCGGGCGACGCGAATAGCGGTGGATATCACGGAGAAACCTGCTCTGGGAGGGGGAGTGCCGGTTTTGTCGGTACTGCCGCAAATGCCGGTGATACACAGGGTGTAGGGGTATTCGCGGTGTACGGATTCAGGCCCCTGTGAACGCCCGGTGAATGAGCGATCGCAGAGGCCTGAATTCCTAAAAGCTATTGTCGAATTATTACATGCCGTCCTGACGGTCCAACACGGAGGCCAGGGCCTGCTCGAAACCGGAGGCCGTGGCGGCACCGGCGGTCGGGTCCTGCTGGCGGACGTCGATGACGTGACCGGTCAGCTCCGACAGCAGCACGTCCAGGGAGGTACGGGCCACCGCCTCGGAGGACAGCAGGGTGCCGGCCGGCTCCTGGCCGAAGGCCTTGGTGCGCATCGGGGTGGCCGTGCGCTCCGGGTTGACGCAGTTCACGCGGATGCCGTCGCCCGCCCACTCGTCGGACAGCGCCTGGGTGAGGTTCACCATGGCGGCCTTGGTGGAGGAGTAGAGGCTGTACTCGGCACGACCCCGGGTGTAGCTGCTGGAGGTGTAGAGCAGCAGCTGGCCCTGGGTCTCGGCCAGGTACTTGTAGGAGGAGCGCGCGATCTGCACCGGCGCCAGGTAGTTGACCTTCAGCGCCTCCTCGATGGTGGCGTTGTCGGTCTCGGCGAGCTTGCCTATGCGCAGCACGCCCGCGGTGTTGACGACGTAGTCGATCCGGCCGGTCTCCGCGTACGCCTTGGACAGCGCGTCGTCGACCTCCTCCGGGTTCTCCACGTGGGTGCCGGTGGTGGAGCGGCCCAGCGCGTAGACCCGCGCGCCGTAGGACTCCGCGAGCTCGGCGATGTCCTTGCCGATGCCGTACGAGCCGCCGAAGATGACCACCGTCTTGCCGGTGAGCAGCTCGCGGTAGACGTCCTCGCCCTTCTGCTCGGGCGCGGCGGTGGAGGCGAGCTGGAACAGCTTGTCGGCGATGAAGACGTCGACCGGCTGCGTCACCTTCATGTTGTACTCGTCGCCCGCGACCACATGGATCGGCACGTCCGGCAGGTACTTGAGGACCACCGAACAGTCGTCCGTGGCCTGGAAGTTGGGGTCACCGGAGGCGACCTCGTAGGCGCGCCGGATGGTGGACAGCTTGAAGGCCTGCGGGGTCTGGCCGCGGCGCAGCCGGGAGCGGTCCGGGATCTCGGTGATGAACTCGCCGTCCTCGCCGTGGGTGCGCGTGACGATGATGGTGTCCGCGGACGGGATCGCGACGTCCACGGCCTGGTAGCGCTCCAGCGCCGCCACGCAGTCGTCGATGACGCGCCGCGAGAGCAGGGGGCGCACGGCGTCGTGGAAGAGGACGTTGAGGTCCTCGCCCTCGGCCAGGCCCTCGCCGAGGGCCGCGATGGCGCGCTCGGTGGTCTCGTTCCGCGTGGAGCCGCCCTCGATGACCTTCTTCACCTTCGTGAATCCGGCCTTGGTCACGATCTTCTCGATGTCCGGCACATATCCCGGCGCCATCAGCACGATGACGTCGTCGATCGAATCCGCCTTCTCGAAGGTGGTCAGCGTGTGCTCGATGACTGCCTTGCCGGCGATCTTCAGCAGCTGCTTGGGGATCGACAGACCCACCCGCTGACCGGTACCCCCGGCCAGGATCACTGCGGTGGTACGGGGCTTGGCTATGTGCTGTGACACAGGTGACCTACCTTGGGGCGACAGGGAACCGTGAAATGGTCCCACTTTAGGTAAGCGCAGTGCAAGGTGAGCGTCATCCCGTGCACAGGGGATCGCAACCTGTCATTTACCTTGCACACCCGGTGATTCCGGCGCGGCCGGTGTGAACTTCCGTGAATTTGCTGTGAGTAACTGCACAGATCGGATTCATCAAGAATCCGCGGCAATTCGATATCGGCCCGGACACGAGTGCCGGGCGCCCCAAGAGGCGCCCGGCACTCGTGCGTTACCGCACTCTCACTCGAAGGGGTCGAAGTCGCCGAACTCGCGCAGCGCCTCGTCCCGCTCCGCATCCTTGTCCCGGCGGCGCTGGGCCGCGGGCCGGGGCGCGTCGAAGCGGTGGTCCTCGCCGC
This Streptomyces misionensis DNA region includes the following protein-coding sequences:
- a CDS encoding CDP-glycerol glycerophosphotransferase family protein; its protein translation is MISTAIRVARVGSAAELAAAALMILGYPALMLAALVPSIPAFAAAAVVTYLADHYLHRKGSYLINRLSKVRAGLSIRFLIRQLLLILLLARLSHADDLIFYGAVACFIAFYGLQAPHGALVTLIRNRRKMPVATRNVDLKSRIRIPDAPPQFLLHRSAEKMLHLDLFAVVGILVSVDLDASAAGFAGMCLTIGLGLLYVLVLTPYVRGRKVPPKAEVVLAAVDDWLAGYKPETVLYFSGSKDSAYQVNMWLETMEQLESRPLILLRERVILNNLAPTTVPVICVPGGVHLMNMDLSTVRVALYAANVGKNIHLLRVPTMKHVFIGHGDSDKLASVNPFSKVYDEVWTAGRAGRDRYAIADVGVRDDDIVEVGRPQLAPIQGWRGVPEGRIPTVLYAPTWEGWDGNPGNTSIVLAGENIVKKLVAADPPVRVLYKPHPFTGTVSKRAGAAHQRITALVEKAAAQRAGDSRFTADAKAMAQAKAELARIEARLAELAGPAGERGDEAEATREGVVDVARHQEVARLRAEWNDAYWRSFPSYEHRVITGAEPRLYDCFNVSDAMVSDISSVVSDFIASGKPYAVTDSGELGAEEFKRQNTAVRAATILTNSAAELGELLAAVRDPAGDPLAADRVELKRYLLGPDEPASIVQFNTAVTDLAVRAEARNVGQQARLSGEDGGLAGAVPGPRTAAAGDTDGVNAG
- a CDS encoding bifunctional cytidylyltransferase/SDR family oxidoreductase: MSQHIAKPRTTAVILAGGTGQRVGLSIPKQLLKIAGKAVIEHTLTTFEKADSIDDVIVLMAPGYVPDIEKIVTKAGFTKVKKVIEGGSTRNETTERAIAALGEGLAEGEDLNVLFHDAVRPLLSRRVIDDCVAALERYQAVDVAIPSADTIIVTRTHGEDGEFITEIPDRSRLRRGQTPQAFKLSTIRRAYEVASGDPNFQATDDCSVVLKYLPDVPIHVVAGDEYNMKVTQPVDVFIADKLFQLASTAAPEQKGEDVYRELLTGKTVVIFGGSYGIGKDIAELAESYGARVYALGRSTTGTHVENPEEVDDALSKAYAETGRIDYVVNTAGVLRIGKLAETDNATIEEALKVNYLAPVQIARSSYKYLAETQGQLLLYTSSSYTRGRAEYSLYSSTKAAMVNLTQALSDEWAGDGIRVNCVNPERTATPMRTKAFGQEPAGTLLSSEAVARTSLDVLLSELTGHVIDVRQQDPTAGAATASGFEQALASVLDRQDGM